In Deltaproteobacteria bacterium, the sequence TCAATATTTAATTATCAAAGAGCAAAAGCAAAAGATTGTTAGTAAGGGTAAATGCCGATTCCTGCATTTGAATCACATTGCTCACACATCATATTTCCTCAATCCAAAACGAAAGAAAGGGACAGAATTTAATCCGTCCCCTTCATTTGATTTAATCATTGCCAATGCTTACGGCCTTGTAGCATTCACCTCCACCGGATCAGAATTGCCAATGCCCGACTTTGCACTTATACGATAATACCATGTTGCCCCAGCTGTTGCGCTGGTGTCATTATAACTATAAGTCTGCTTCTCATCGAGTGGCACGGTCGTCACATTACTAAACACACCCGTCGCTGATGTCGCCCTTTCGATATCATACCCCGTAACACAACCGGGGTCCTGTGGTGAAGGATTCCATGTCAAGTACACCCCCGAAGTCGAAGGCAAAGCCTGAACATCGACAGGTGTATCGGGACCACCTTTGGGGTCCGTCGCTTCATCTAGCCAAGTCCATTTGAGAATGCTAAATGATGATTCAGTTACCTTGCCCGAGTAAACATCTCCATTCGGAGATAATACCGGTTTTCCATACTCTGCATTGACAATTACTGTTGGTGTAGGCGGTGGCGGTACAGTATCACCACCTTCTTCCACAATGTCATCAGACGGCAAATCAAGCAGGCCAATCTGCTTACCACATCGATCAAACTTATAAACCTGCCAATGTGGATCGTTATTAGCTCTTGTTATAGGATATAAGAAACCTTTCAAGTCCCTAATTAATCCTTGAGAGCCACCCGTCAATTTATAAGTATATATGCCGTCATCATATTCAATAATGTTGACACCATTTTTGGAAGATTTAATGTGTCCTAGCTGAAGTGGTCTTTCACTATGAGTTTCTATTTCTTCACCTGTTGGTGATAATAAATAATAATCTCCTGCTTCGATCCAAGTATTACCTGATGATGAAAAACCAACGACATCATTAAAGTTATATTTTTTATAATCAGGATTTTTTCCACTTGATATTACTCTAGGCACTTCTTTATTTAGTAAACCATTACTGCCATAAACCAGTCTCCTTTTTTTTGCAATATCATCTATTATTAGACTATCGTCAATGAGTACTACCGTTAAAGATGGTGTCATATCCATGATACCATCACTGTCTACATAACCAAACTGCTCCAGTCCACTTCCCCATGATCCATTTACAACTTCACTGGGGCCTTGCCAGCCCGCAAAACTTATTGATATTGTGCTTAAGATAACAATGAAAGAAAAAAGTATTTGCCGCATAATTAATCCCATAATTTTATTCTCCCAAAACCTTTTGGTTTTTTCAAATAGTTATTTTTTAAACCCTTTTTAATTTCATTAACAATAACTTTTCTATTAAAATTACACTCTTCATCTCTTCCTACTTTGTAACAAACCTCATCTGAGCCACTAGCATGAATTATTTCATAACTACACATTTCATTTTTAGGACAACTCGTTCTATCCGAATATACAATTGAGATATGACCACCATATCTGACCAAATCACCTTTTTTTACTTTTCTTACTAAATCTTTTTTGTATCCTTTCTGATAATAAGTCATGTCACTCTTAGTAAAGAATGTTTGTGAACCCCAATTGTCAGGTGCATAGGACGAATCAAACGCTAAAAGTCTACTCCCATTTGAAACTTTTGATAAGTTCACAATAGTATTACCACTATTGTTTAAATCACTCAAGCTTTTCTGCATCGTACGTGTAACAAAGCCACTACAATCAATTCCACGCCACTTTGTAGGATTTAACTGTGGAAATTCTTTTTTAGTCGTCTCAGACTGAGTAAGATAGAAAGGTGAGTTAAAATATGCATCTCTCTCAAATTTTCTGAGTCCTGTATATTTTTTATTGCCATCAAATGCATTACAAGCTGCATTAAGGTTTCCACTATAACTTGCGTTGGTATTGGTGCTTACTGCAATACTACCTGTCTTGCTAACAAAATTATTATTACTATCTTTAACATAATAAGTAATACTTTGTCTCACACTTGAGGGGGCCGTGCATGCAGCTATGCCGGGTGCAACACCTGAAACCTGGTCATTAAATTCTGCAATGGTATTCTTACAACCATAGCAGTAACTCATACCGATATCACTGTCTCGTTGCCCCGGTCCTTTTCCATCTCGTGAAATCCAATTATTTGTCGGTGCATTAACACCCATTTCACCATTTATACCCGCAAAATATTTTCCTTCCTCAATAATTCCATCAACAAATCGTTTTACCACATTCACATACAACTCATACAAGCCCGTATCATTAATCACATTCAAAGTAACACCGTTTATCAACTGATCTTGAGCCACAGTCGATGTTCTCTCCGTTCTCTCCACCTTTCCAACCAGTGTTTCCTTGTCAACAACCCTGTTCAACCAGTCATCCTGACTACCGGAAACAACGTAATCTTTCATAAGCTTCTGGAAAATATCTGTTTTATAGGTTGCTGTATTGGCTGACACATTAAAGTTTTCTTTAAATGTACCAATAGCATTGGCTGTATTTTGACCATAAATTCCATCTTCATCAGTCAACTGATAACCTGCCACAGTCCTCTTCCTCGGCACTACCTGGTTAATCAATTCCTGCACATAGTAGAAGCGCCGGTTCTGCTCTTCAACACCGTCAAGGTATCCACCCTGTGTATCCAGATCATAAGTATACACGGCAGTGCCGCCTAATACTTCGCTGAGACGCACATTTGAATTATCCCTTATCCTTAGCTCTACCCCCGTCGTTGCAGGCGCATCTTCCAAAACGCTTCCAGCAGTTAGCCGGTCAAGTTTAAATGTTAAATTCAGGAAGTGGTATTGATAGGGGTATGCCGAGTTCTGATAATGATTAAATTCCTCATTCGTCTTGACATAAAACTTCGCCTTGCCGTCAACAAGCGTTACCCTGCAATTCCCCCCGCTTATCTCGGCAGATGTACATACCGTAGCTCTTCCGTCAGGCCTCACATGCACCCCTTGCGGCAATGGCCCCATAAGCTTGACCCGGTCAGGATCATTAAGGGGCGCCTTGTTTTCATCATAAGCACTAAGTATAACAGCTTTTTCGCCGAGTGCAGGGTAATAATCGGTACAGAAAGTTTTGCTTACATTGTTAAAGTCCAGATCGTCACAGAGGTGTTTGAGCAGCTTCAATTCCGTATTAAGTATTTTTAATCCCGCCTGCCTGTCGGCCACATAAACAGTGCCGTCTCTTTCTACTATGCCTGTCGCCAGGATGATAGAAGAGAGATCATTGGCATTTCCTCCATCTTGTGATGTCTTGAATACAAGCTTCGGATTGATGGGGTCTTTGATATCGATAATATAGACGGCGTCACCGGCAGCGACAAAGACCAGACCGGACGTTTTCGATATCATAATATCTTTGGCAAGGATATCCAAATCAGTACCGTCATAATTTACCGCCGTTCCCAACACCTGCGGATTATAGGGATCACTAATATCAACGGTATTGATCTTGCCTTGAAAGCTGCTTGTTACGGCAATATCGATAATGC encodes:
- a CDS encoding Ig-like domain-containing protein; amino-acid sequence: ITTASPPFLGIFGVGATVLTFVYMNTSLGGDVVLSGYAYQDMDGLNGYIPGEAENSDRPVNNAIIRSPGAENFVSYTKSNGYYATYGFTANTVCRSFSITAVHPQTMYRETQDIVACDKYEKNDVNFKLADKDTVIPDSTTPDITINMEVAAGQTGRFIAGTVPVGTEILVPVTVIDQEMGTASITLKIVDADGTVRAPVSAPLMPGDRTLHRKAKDGNPPVYSYSYTSDFNAPIAGSVSHHFKPDKAGVYTFEVSATDTAGNMSNRVIEVRAIESGSSLEGKDGAPRVDAIIPGNGAYEVLVNNPVEVFFDEPVENVTDLTFRLVDFKTGLDVPAFVYTMVEEDRMKAVLQAKNNLVYGRKYEVILSTAIRDSDAASNTTAGGVKLQLAVNIDGASEYKTWFTTMAPQVYDLGDGKFSGGSVGGVDLYSHPNGHTYAYVTANENGWYVVNVTDPEQPAVVHHHRANNGFSFRGVTVDNGIMAMTDTVNIYGGGQYGYVRFYDLRDNPELPTHIGQERLAEAWSGIPWRVAINGNLAYVATVMVGVQVVDIEMARNFSSTDYGASIVGNLDTPGMGYGNPADLAIIKGDKMLVATTTGRLIVADINLLIPQVLSVTGSRTETYSAFRVDAATEFSFYDSRVGADQGKSIIDIAVTSSFQGKINTVDISDPYNPQVLGTAVNYDGTDLDILAKDIMISKTSGLVFVAAGDAVYIIDIKDPINPKLVFKTSQDGGNANDLSSIILATGIVERDGTVYVADRQAGLKILNTELKLLKHLCDDLDFNNVSKTFCTDYYPALGEKAVILSAYDENKAPLNDPDRVKLMGPLPQGVHVRPDGRATVCTSAEISGGNCRVTLVDGKAKFYVKTNEEFNHYQNSAYPYQYHFLNLTFKLDRLTAGSVLEDAPATTGVELRIRDNSNVRLSEVLGGTAVYTYDLDTQGGYLDGVEEQNRRFYYVQELINQVVPRKRTVAGYQLTDEDGIYGQNTANAIGTFKENFNVSANTATYKTDIFQKLMKDYVVSGSQDDWLNRVVDKETLVGKVERTERTSTVAQDQLINGVTLNVINDTGLYELYVNVVKRFVDGIIEEGKYFAGINGEMGVNAPTNNWISRDGKGPGQRDSDIGMSYCYGCKNTIAEFNDQVSGVAPGIAACTAPSSVRQSITYYVKDSNNNFVSKTGSIAVSTNTNASYSGNLNAACNAFDGNKKYTGLRKFERDAYFNSPFYLTQSETTKKEFPQLNPTKWRGIDCSGFVTRTMQKSLSDLNNSGNTIVNLSKVSNGSRLLAFDSSYAPDNWGSQTFFTKSDMTYYQKGYKKDLVRKVKKGDLVRYGGHISIVYSDRTSCPKNEMCSYEIIHASGSDEVCYKVGRDEECNFNRKVIVNEIKKGLKNNYLKKPKGFGRIKLWD
- a CDS encoding fibronectin type III domain-containing protein; protein product: MGLIMRQILFSFIVILSTISISFAGWQGPSEVVNGSWGSGLEQFGYVDSDGIMDMTPSLTVVLIDDSLIIDDIAKKRRLVYGSNGLLNKEVPRVISSGKNPDYKKYNFNDVVGFSSSGNTWIEAGDYYLLSPTGEEIETHSERPLQLGHIKSSKNGVNIIEYDDGIYTYKLTGGSQGLIRDLKGFLYPITRANNDPHWQVYKFDRCGKQIGLLDLPSDDIVEEGGDTVPPPPTPTVIVNAEYGKPVLSPNGDVYSGKVTESSFSILKWTWLDEATDPKGGPDTPVDVQALPSTSGVYLTWNPSPQDPGCVTGYDIERATSATGVFSNVTTVPLDEKQTYSYNDTSATAGATWYYRISAKSGIGNSDPVEVNATRP